In a single window of the Streptacidiphilus sp. P02-A3a genome:
- the paaC gene encoding 1,2-phenylacetyl-CoA epoxidase subunit PaaC, protein MTDDHVYLALAEASPEGDTRWAFGTGFEDPLHGVDTTLPPGLDRDELTALCLALGDDALVSAQRLAEWVTRAPELEEEVALANIGLDLLGQARLLLSRAGQAEEAGRDEDRLAYFRGPEEFRNVVLAELPNGDFAHCVARLLLFSSWRLAVFQRLTAHRDPVLAAIAAKGVNELAYHRDHAAQWTVRLGDGTEESRRRMRAALDQVWPHLAELLDGAEPELRAELELTLAQVLDAAGLPVPGSTAPGQPLPRGRAGEHTPHLAELLGELQSVARADPGATW, encoded by the coding sequence ATGACCGACGACCACGTCTACCTCGCCCTCGCCGAGGCCTCGCCCGAGGGCGACACCCGCTGGGCCTTCGGCACCGGCTTCGAGGATCCGCTCCACGGCGTCGACACCACCCTGCCGCCGGGCCTGGACCGGGACGAACTCACGGCGCTCTGCCTGGCGTTGGGCGACGACGCGCTGGTGTCCGCCCAGCGCCTGGCGGAATGGGTGACCCGCGCGCCGGAGTTGGAGGAGGAGGTGGCCCTCGCCAACATCGGCCTGGACCTGCTCGGCCAGGCCCGGCTGCTGCTGTCGCGGGCCGGGCAGGCCGAGGAAGCGGGCCGCGACGAGGACCGACTCGCCTACTTCCGGGGGCCGGAGGAGTTCCGCAACGTCGTCCTCGCGGAGCTGCCGAACGGCGACTTCGCCCACTGCGTCGCCCGGCTGCTGCTGTTCTCCAGCTGGCGGCTGGCCGTGTTCCAGCGGCTCACCGCCCACCGGGACCCGGTGCTCGCGGCCATCGCCGCCAAGGGCGTCAACGAACTCGCGTACCACCGCGACCATGCCGCCCAGTGGACGGTCCGGCTCGGCGACGGCACCGAGGAGTCGCGGCGGCGGATGCGCGCGGCCCTGGACCAGGTCTGGCCGCACCTCGCCGAGCTGCTCGACGGCGCGGAGCCGGAGCTGCGCGCGGAACTGGAACTGACGCTCGCTCAGGTACTGGACGCGGCAGGTCTTCCGGTGCCGGGCAGCACCGCTCCCGGGCAGCCGCTGCCCCGGGGCCGGGCCGGCGAGCACACCCCGCACCTCGCGGAACTGCTCGGCGAACTCCAGTCGGTGGCCCGGGCCGATCCGGGGGCGACGTGGTGA
- the paaB gene encoding 1,2-phenylacetyl-CoA epoxidase subunit PaaB — translation MTARSEWPLYEVFVRGKRGLNHVHVGSLHAPDERMALTNARDLYTRRNEGVSIWVVRSDAITASTPDEVDPFFAPSGDKVYRHPTFYAIPDDVPHI, via the coding sequence ATGACCGCCCGCTCCGAGTGGCCGCTCTACGAGGTCTTCGTCCGCGGCAAGCGCGGCCTGAACCATGTGCACGTCGGTTCGCTGCACGCGCCCGACGAGCGGATGGCGCTGACCAACGCCCGCGACCTGTACACCCGCCGCAACGAGGGCGTCAGCATCTGGGTGGTCCGCTCCGACGCGATCACCGCCTCCACCCCCGACGAGGTGGACCCCTTCTTCGCGCCCAGCGGGGACAAGGTCTACCGGCACCCCACCTTCTACGCCATCCCCGACGATGTCCCGCACATCTGA
- the paaA gene encoding 1,2-phenylacetyl-CoA epoxidase subunit PaaA: MPVPETGAEPPTAAESRFDDTIARDQRIEPRDWMPDGYRATLVRQIAQHAHSEIIGMQPEGEWITRAPSLRRKAILFAKVQDEAGHGLYLYSATETLGADRADLTERLISGRQKYSSIFNYPTLSFADVGVIGWFVDGAAICNQVPLCRSSYGPYARAMVRICKEESFHQRQGYELLLTMMRGSAKQREQVQDAVDRWWWPSLMMFGPPDGDSPNSARSMAWRIKRHSNDELRQRFVDMTVPQAERLGVSLPDPELSWNEERDSWDFGTPDWSELQRVISGDGPCNAARTERRRQAHEDGAWVREAAAAHAARQQGRATGQITQLKGVPA, encoded by the coding sequence ATGCCCGTACCGGAAACCGGTGCCGAGCCGCCGACAGCGGCCGAGTCCCGTTTCGACGACACCATCGCCCGCGACCAGCGCATCGAACCGCGCGACTGGATGCCGGACGGCTACCGGGCCACGCTCGTCCGGCAGATCGCGCAGCATGCCCACTCCGAGATCATCGGCATGCAGCCGGAGGGGGAGTGGATCACCCGGGCGCCCTCGCTGCGCCGCAAGGCGATCCTCTTCGCCAAGGTGCAGGACGAGGCCGGGCACGGCCTCTACCTCTACTCCGCCACCGAGACCCTGGGCGCGGACCGGGCGGACCTGACCGAGCGGCTGATCAGCGGACGGCAGAAGTACTCCTCGATCTTCAACTACCCGACGCTGAGCTTCGCCGACGTCGGTGTCATCGGCTGGTTCGTGGACGGCGCGGCGATCTGCAACCAGGTGCCGCTGTGCCGCAGCTCCTACGGCCCCTACGCCCGGGCCATGGTCCGCATCTGCAAGGAGGAGTCCTTCCACCAGCGACAGGGCTACGAGCTGCTGTTGACGATGATGCGGGGCAGCGCCAAGCAGCGCGAGCAGGTGCAGGACGCGGTGGACCGCTGGTGGTGGCCCTCGCTGATGATGTTCGGCCCGCCGGACGGCGACTCGCCGAACAGCGCCCGCTCCATGGCCTGGCGGATCAAGCGCCACAGCAATGACGAACTGCGGCAGCGCTTCGTCGACATGACGGTCCCTCAGGCCGAACGGCTGGGAGTGTCGCTGCCGGACCCGGAGCTCTCCTGGAACGAGGAGCGCGACAGCTGGGACTTCGGCACCCCGGACTGGAGCGAACTGCAACGGGTCATCAGCGGCGACGGGCCGTGCAACGCGGCCCGCACCGAACGCCGCCGCCAGGCGCACGAGGACGGCGCCTGGGTCCGCGAGGCCGCCGCCGCGCACGCCGCCCGGCAGCAGGGCCGGGCGACAGGACAGATCACACAGCTGAAGGGTGTACCGGCATGA